From Cydia splendana chromosome 12, ilCydSple1.2, whole genome shotgun sequence, a single genomic window includes:
- the LOC134795858 gene encoding vacuolar protein sorting-associated protein 16 homolog codes for MNWSMDEGLDNMIISGALYRVPIAVVRDRKQFGRIATTAKPVITIYNCVGNVISKILWNSGVLVHMGWSDGEQLLCVQESGDVLVYDMFGAYQKTFNMGQEIRDTKVSKAQLFSNRTGSNTNR; via the exons ATGAACTGGTCCATGGATGAGGGCCTAGACAACATGATCATCAGTGGAGCCCTGTACAGAGTGCCTATTGCTGTGGTGCGGGACCGGAAGCAGTTTGGCAGGATTGCAACCACTGCCAAACCTGTCATAACAATTTACAACTGTGTAGGGAATGTTATATCAAAGATTTTG TGGAACAGCGGAGTCCTGGTCCACATGGGCTGGTCGGACGGGGAGCAGCTGCTGTGTGTGCAGGAGAGCGGAGATGTGCTCGTTTATGACATGTTTGGCGCCTACCAGAAGACATTCAATATGGGGCAAGAAATTAGGGACACTAAG GTCAGCAAAGCACAGCTGTTCTCAAATAGGACTGGCTCTAACACCAACCGCTGA